A window of the Armatimonadota bacterium genome harbors these coding sequences:
- a CDS encoding DUF1611 domain-containing protein, whose amino-acid sequence MRIEPNTKSAILYHGGFLGPYGKTGNALLRYADFDFVAVIDSERAGQSIEALSGIPCKAPIVATVEEALAYGPEVLFIGIAPPGGTLPEPWRADIVSALKGGMSLVNGLHGSMAEDPEFAAALQPNRFIWDCRLPEKISTNGSGAARTLDCFRVLTVGADMAAGKMTTSLLVHRALVGEGISSRFLATGQTGIMICGEGFPLDAYRVDFASGAVETYVRRMADCRVLNIEGQGSLFNPASTATLPLLRGAQPQAMIYCTRAFQTHCRRYDHVPIPPLPEAIRICEEVASAGGSFEPGKVLGIAINTFGLDEQEARRAIDEAESSTGLCATDPVRFGVRGIVEAIKAQL is encoded by the coding sequence ACTTTGTGGCCGTCATCGATAGCGAGCGCGCAGGGCAATCGATCGAGGCTCTGAGCGGCATCCCGTGCAAGGCGCCCATAGTCGCCACGGTGGAAGAAGCGCTGGCCTATGGGCCCGAAGTTCTCTTTATAGGCATTGCGCCGCCCGGCGGCACTCTGCCTGAGCCATGGCGTGCAGACATTGTGTCGGCGCTGAAGGGAGGCATGAGCCTAGTGAACGGCCTGCACGGCTCAATGGCGGAGGACCCTGAGTTCGCCGCGGCGCTTCAGCCCAATAGGTTCATTTGGGACTGTCGATTGCCGGAAAAGATATCGACCAACGGCTCGGGAGCGGCCAGAACGCTGGACTGTTTTCGCGTGCTGACCGTAGGCGCAGATATGGCGGCCGGCAAGATGACTACAAGCCTGCTGGTTCATCGCGCTCTGGTTGGAGAAGGCATATCGAGCCGCTTTCTGGCAACCGGACAGACCGGGATCATGATATGCGGCGAGGGGTTTCCTTTAGACGCCTATCGCGTCGATTTTGCAAGCGGGGCTGTGGAGACCTATGTCCGGCGCATGGCCGACTGCCGGGTGTTGAACATCGAAGGCCAGGGATCGCTGTTCAATCCAGCGTCTACGGCGACGTTGCCTCTGCTTCGAGGCGCTCAGCCGCAAGCGATGATTTACTGTACGCGGGCTTTTCAGACGCATTGCCGCCGATACGACCATGTGCCGATTCCGCCGCTTCCTGAGGCTATTCGAATTTGCGAGGAGGTTGCGTCCGCGGGCGGCTCGTTCGAACCGGGCAAGGTCTTAGGCATCGCGATCAACACGTTTGGTCTGGACGAGCAAGAGGCTCGGCGCGCAATCGACGAGGCTGAGAGCTCTACTGGACTTTGTGCAACCGACCCGGTTCGCTTTGGGGTTCGGGGCATCGTCGAAGCGATCAAGGCGCAGCTCTGA